A genomic region of Phragmites australis chromosome 2, lpPhrAust1.1, whole genome shotgun sequence contains the following coding sequences:
- the LOC133909373 gene encoding large ribosomal subunit protein uL18y-like: protein MGGFVKTQKTHAYFKRFQVKFKRRRAGKTDYRARIRLINQDKNKYNTPKYRFVVRFTNKDITAQIISATITGDMVLAAAYSHELPRYGLEVGLTNYAAAYCTGLLLARRVLKLRDLDQEYEGNVEATGEDFSVEPADERRPFRALLDVGLIRTTTGNRVFGALKGALDGGLDIPHGEKRFAGFKKDEKQLDAEIHRKYIYGGHVADYMRTLADEEPEKYQSHFSEYIKKGIEADDMEALYKKVHAAIRADPIMAKLAKEAPKEHKRYNLKKLTYDQRKARLVERLNALNNSGGADDDDEDDE from the exons ATG GGTGGGTTTGTCAAGACCCAGAAGACACATGCGTACTTCAAGCGTTTCCAAGTGAAGTTCAAGAGACGGAGGG CCGGAAAGACGGACTACAGGGCCAGAATTCGGCTCATTAACCAAGACAAAAACAAGTACAACACCCCAAAATACAGATTTGTTGTGCGATTT ACCAACAAGGACATCACTGCACAAATCATATCTGCTACCATTACGGGTGATATGGTGCTTGCTGCTGCCTATTCCCATGAGCTGCCTCGATATGGTCTTGAAGTTGGTCTAACCAACTATGCTGCAG CCTACTGCACGGGTCTTCTTTTGGCTCGTCGTGTGCTCAAGCTCCGTGATTTGGATCAGGAGTATGAGGGCAATGTTGAG GCCACTGGTGAAGACTTCTCTGTTGAGCCAGCTGATGAGAGGAGGCCTTTCCGTGCTCTCTTGGATgttggccttattaggactacCACTGGAAACCGTGTATTTGGTGCCCTTAAG GGAGCTCTGGATGGTGGTTTGGACATTCCTCATGGTGAGAAGAGGTTTGCTGGTTTCAAGAAGGATGAGAAGCAGCTGGATGCTGAGATTCACCGCAAGTACATCTATGGTGGCCATGTTGCTGACTACATGAGG ACGCTAGCTGATGAGGAACCAGAAAAGTATCAATCTCACTTCAGTGAGTACATCAAGAAGGGAATTGAGGCTGATGACATGGAAGCTCTGTACAAGAAGGTTCACGCTGCCATTCGTGCTGATCCTATCATGGCCAAGTTAGCCAAAGAAGCACCGAAGGAGCACAAGAG GTACAACCTCAAGAAGCTGACCTACGATCAGAGGAAGGCCAGGCTCGTTGAAAGGCTCAATGCTCTCAACAACTCTGGTGGCGctgatgacgatgatgaggatgatgagtgA
- the LOC133909374 gene encoding uncharacterized protein LOC133909374, with protein MVQLFLQVPAEVGSVNTIAVKARRSLLSNAESIIKSVIKSGGRYEARLWLHSTVSSVHSLNRHDQRDLFLDLLEMKNSRQDVSARLLRMIFEKKPERAGYILAKKCHMLEEFFRGNPGRTMQWFGHFAVTGESTHKKGARALSQFAFVNRDICWEELEWKGKHGQSPAVVATKPHYFRDLDVLHTVENFLEYVPDFWSSDELADSIKDGEILQIDTEYFVDQFLYLMYEENSKDAWQVVEDFLMDEQFSTLSQHLLIHLDEQRLLDFLKALGKLISPTSQCKELASPCCWLEVLLSAHGDHISLDDLILLNCVIANGRQLWRLLNDEEQEEERGRMDELLKGANHLTDADHFSLMTEFLNKEFPDTLKWIGIQSWVIFCDLSKDCKSADTCESLFFHNKIEFRKTGYYSLVQNDGYSISHKSDTDDEDLTRSSRKRRKRNRKKRRPRYESDEDNLDQLLELASSNSKNGVELQRGSWHLSTDGFSASWDIADIPDHLSTCYFKIWIKWACFR; from the exons ATGGTTCAACTCTTTTTGCAAGTGCCGGCAGAAGTTGGCAGTGTTAATACAATTGCTGTGAAAGCTAGAAGATCTCTTCTTAGCAATGCTGAGTCCATAATCAAGTCAGTTATTAAATCAGGAGGCAGGTATGAGGCCCGGCTGTGGCTGCACAGTACTGTCTCATCGGTCCATTCGCTCAATCGCCATGATCAGCGGGACCTGTTTCTCGATCTCTTGGAGATGAAGAATTCCAGACAGGATGTTTCTGCCCGCTTGCTGCGGATGATTTTTGAAAAGAAGCCTGAAAGAGCAGGCTATATTCTAGCAAAAAAATGTCACATGTTGGAGGAGTTCTTCCGAG GAAACCCGGGACGGACAATGCAGTGGTTTGGTCACTTTGCTGTTACAGGGGAATCGACACATAAAAAAGGTGCTAGGGCACTTTCCCAGTTTGCATTTGTAAATCGTGATATTTGCTGGGAAGAACTTGAGTGGAAAGGAAAGCACGGGCAGtctcctgctgttgttgctaCTAAGCCTCATTATTTTCGTGATCTTGATGTTCTCCATACAGTGGAAAATTTCTTGGAGTATGTCCCAGACTTCTGGTCTTCTGATGAGCTTGCTGATTCTATTAAAGATGGCGAAATACTTCAAATTGATACAGAATATTTTGTGGATCAATTTTTGTATTTGATGTATGAGGAGAATTCCAAAGATGCATGGCAAGTGGTTGAAGATTTTTTGATGGACGAGCAGTTTTCCACTCTTTCTCAACATCTTCTTATTCATCTAGATGAGCAAAGGCTTCTTGATTTCTTGAAAGCTTTAGGCAAGCTCATCAGTCCGACTTCACAGTGCAAGGAGTTGGCATCCCCATGCTGCTGGCTTGAGGTTCTTTTGTCAGCGCATGGTGACCACATATCGCTAGATGATCTTATCTTATTGAACTGTGTCATTGCCAATGGTAGACAACTTTGGCGCCTCCTGAATgacgaagaacaagaggaagaacgGGGGCGGATGGATGAGCTTTTGAAGGGTGCAAATCACTTGACCGATGCTGATCATTTTTCTCTCATGACAGAATTCTTGAATAAAGAATTTCCTGACACACTTAAGTGGATAGGCATTCAGTCCTGGGTGATTTTCTGTGATCTGTCGAAGGATTGCAAATCAGCAGATACTTGCGAATCTTTGTTCTTCCATAACAAAATAGAATTCCGTAAGACTGGCTATTATTCATTAGTTCAAAATGATGGGTACTCAATTTCACATAAGTCAGATACTGATGATGAGGATCTCACTAGAAGTAGTCGTAAAAGGAGAAAGAGAAATAGGAAGAAAAGGCGGCCCAGATATGAATCTGATGAAGACAATCTTGACCAGCTGCTTGAACTTGCATCTTCCAATAGTAAGAACGGTGTTGAGTTACAACGTGGAAGCTGGCATCTTTCGACTGATGGTTTTTCTGCTTCATGGGATATT GCAGACATACCGGATCACCTTTCTACTTGTTATTTCAAGATATGGATAAAGTGGGCTTGCTTTAGATGA